The sequence CACCCGCGGCTACGCGGCGGCGATCACCGCGGCGTCCGCCACGATCGGGCCGGTGATCCCCCCCTCGATCCCGATGGTGATCTACGCCCTCGTCTCCGGGCAGTCGATCGGCTACCTCTTCCTCGCGGGGATCGGGCCGGGGCTCCTGATGGCGCTCTCCCTCGCGGTCCTCAACGCCGGCCTCGCGCGCCGCCGCGGCTTCGCGACCGAGGAGCCGGTGCCGCTCGCGCGGATGCCGCAGGTGACGGCGCGGGCCTTCCCCGCGCTCATGATGCCGGTCATCCTGCTCACCGGAATCTACGGCGGCGTGACGACGCCGACCGAGGCGGCGGCGGTCGCGGCGCTCTATGCGCTGCTGCTGGCGAGCCTCGTCTACCGGGCGCTGACGGCGGGCGGGCTCTTCACCATCTTCGCGCACTCCGCCCGCCAGGCCGCGACGGTGGGCATCGTCATCGGCGGCGCGCTGATCTTCAACTACATCGTCGCCACCGAGAACATCCCGCGCAGCCTCGGCGCGCTGATCGAGGGCACGGAGCTCTCGCCGCTCGTCTTCCTGCTGCTCGTCAACCTGCTGCTGCTGCTGCTCGGCTGCGTGCTCGACGCCACCACGATCATCCTCGTGATCGTGCCGCTGTTCCTGCCGGCCTGCGCCGCGCTCGGCATCGACCTCGTCCATTTCGGCGTGGTGGCCATCGTCAACTGCATGATCGGCCTGATCACGCCGCCCTACGGCATCCTGCTCTTCGTCATCAACGCCGTGACGGGGATCCCGCTGAGAGAGATCATCGGCGAGATCCTCCCCTTCTTCCTCGCGCTCCTCGTCGCGCTCGGGATCCTGATCCTGTTCCCGGACCTGACGCTCTGGCTGCCGCGGCAATTCGGGTATCAGGGATGAGCGGCTCCCCGCTCCTCGTCGGGCTGATCGGCGCCGGCATCGGCCTCTCCCGCACGCCCGCCATGCACGAGGGCGAGGCGCGCCGGCTGGGGCTCCCCCTCTCCTACCGGCTGATCGACACCGACCGGCTGCCGCGGGGCGAGGCCGACCTCGCCACGCTCCTGCGCGCGGCGGAGCTGATGGGCTTTCGCGGCGTCAACGTCACCTTCCCGTTCAAGATCGCCGCCCTCGCTCACGTCGACGCCCTCTCCGAGGACGCGCGCCGGGTCGGGGCGCTGAACACGATCGTGCTGCGCGAGGGCCGTCGCGTCGGCGACAACACCGACCTGTGGGGCTTTGGCGCGAGCCTCGCCGAGGGCCT comes from Salinarimonas sp. and encodes:
- a CDS encoding TRAP transporter large permease yields the protein MSLAFLLCLLVLFGLAAMGAPIGYALLVAAIAYLGASGQDLALAAEQLIQGLYDSFVLLAVPLFIVAANIMNAGTVSDRLLKFCVAVVGRFRGGLGHVNIAASLIFSGMSGSAVADAAGIGKIIIEMMVKTGSYTRGYAAAITAASATIGPVIPPSIPMVIYALVSGQSIGYLFLAGIGPGLLMALSLAVLNAGLARRRGFATEEPVPLARMPQVTARAFPALMMPVILLTGIYGGVTTPTEAAAVAALYALLLASLVYRALTAGGLFTIFAHSARQAATVGIVIGGALIFNYIVATENIPRSLGALIEGTELSPLVFLLLVNLLLLLLGCVLDATTIILVIVPLFLPACAALGIDLVHFGVVAIVNCMIGLITPPYGILLFVINAVTGIPLREIIGEILPFFLALLVALGILILFPDLTLWLPRQFGYQG